From a single Nostoc sp. MS1 genomic region:
- a CDS encoding D-alanyl-D-alanine carboxypeptidase family protein, translated as MKRRNKKIKFICLSILIVFTLVASSSINHFSSLNNQTLNACEINASVACLELHNQPILPTPSPNIPQTDQERYLSAIATHFPTLPQPGSYEYILLRAYGAAFIDPEPTVKFPPTVVFNNDQETQAYQNTLEIDKVTGTNNCYLQKAAANALNKARSQQNIPLKSGYGASDCTRNYATNLRFWRKYANQNTLDKVREGKETAILGVVAPPGASQHLWGLAIDLRVSNAKQRQALNDNGWFQTVENDVPHWTYLGVSADKLSDLGLKNKVVRGISYWLTPI; from the coding sequence ATGAAGCGACGAAATAAAAAAATAAAATTTATTTGTCTTAGCATTTTAATAGTTTTTACATTAGTTGCAAGTAGCTCAATTAATCATTTTAGTAGTTTAAATAATCAAACATTGAATGCTTGTGAGATTAATGCTTCCGTAGCTTGTCTTGAACTACATAACCAACCAATTTTACCCACGCCTAGCCCTAATATTCCGCAGACTGATCAAGAACGTTATTTAAGTGCGATCGCTACTCATTTTCCCACACTTCCCCAACCTGGGAGTTATGAATATATCTTACTCCGCGCCTACGGTGCAGCTTTTATAGATCCAGAACCAACCGTTAAATTTCCACCTACTGTAGTTTTCAATAATGATCAGGAAACGCAAGCATATCAAAATACATTAGAAATAGATAAAGTTACCGGAACTAACAATTGTTATCTCCAGAAAGCAGCAGCAAATGCTTTAAATAAAGCACGTTCACAACAAAATATTCCCCTCAAATCTGGCTATGGTGCTAGTGATTGTACTCGTAATTATGCTACCAATTTAAGATTTTGGCGCAAATATGCTAATCAAAATACTTTAGATAAAGTCCGCGAAGGCAAAGAAACAGCAATTCTTGGAGTAGTCGCGCCACCAGGAGCATCACAACATTTGTGGGGATTAGCAATTGATTTACGAGTATCTAATGCAAAACAAAGACAAGCTCTTAATGATAACGGCTGGTTTCAAACTGTAGAAAATGATGTCCCACACTGGACTTATCTTGGTGTCAGTGCAGATAAGTTATCAGATTTGGGGTTAAAAAATAAAGTTGTTCGCGGAATTAGCTATTGGTTAACACCTATTTAA
- a CDS encoding nitrate transporter, translating to MDQSIFLDVLTSLQRLFVGYIPAAIFGSFIGYLIGINATVYQFMRRIFQIPNSIPPIALLPITLLVFQENESAVSVVIFFASLWTIIINTAIGIQHFRRQNNNFRAVIFHTTHALKVGIWVAWFTVIAIEMLLASKGLGGFLWNNYKSGNTNYIIEVIIYIGIIAFLLDQFIDYTGYLLAQMVTDNKKQS from the coding sequence ATGGATCAAAGTATATTTTTAGATGTTTTAACTAGCCTACAGAGACTATTTGTAGGTTACATTCCAGCCGCTATATTCGGCAGTTTCATTGGCTATCTAATAGGTATCAATGCTACTGTATATCAATTCATGCGGCGGATATTTCAGATACCAAATAGTATACCTCCTATTGCGCTATTACCTATTACACTCTTAGTTTTTCAAGAGAATGAATCAGCAGTATCAGTAGTAATTTTTTTTGCCAGCCTGTGGACGATTATTATCAATACTGCTATAGGTATACAACATTTTCGTAGACAAAATAATAACTTTCGCGCAGTTATATTCCATACAACTCATGCGTTGAAAGTTGGTATTTGGGTTGCATGGTTTACAGTTATTGCCATAGAAATGTTACTAGCTTCTAAAGGGCTAGGTGGTTTCCTGTGGAATAATTATAAATCAGGTAATACCAATTACATAATTGAGGTAATAATTTACATTGGCATTATTGCATTTTTACTAGACCAATTTATTGACTACACAGGTTATCTTCTAGCTCAGATGGTAACAGATAATAAAAAGCAATCATAA
- a CDS encoding NYN domain-containing protein has protein sequence MSNEVNNQYQALLIELLKTTHQKQSLYTLLSQHIDKINENLALTLRKWAIEQFKQRPNTAINIAKIIYEFSKTIHSFKHGNPTTNLEIAIAGYETSLQVYTYENFPQDWYHIQQSLLAAYQQRQQLLSISIAELKQEAHQSISYFNTIFEKSPEEIKQAELQIEILRNELIELKQQETKFMKTDEIPSLMIELQKIKQSKINTSSLQFANSSNNSEFNTAIFYDIENLSFSKNNSQINFSFKEMRDKLKKIDIFKKVAIQCAYADWSESRLKPLKDEIQQLGVAAIQIFDFGHNKNAADIQLSIDVMELVILRPYIQVFVIVSGDGGFASLAKKLHEYGKTVIGCAYEGKINRFFQSICDYFIVLPSLQGKTDELPITNSNEFVKNTNDDIFLKTKLILQRLKKENKIGKDGIPIAQVHSLLKAEIPDFDEKRSQEENCKKLSTFFKKVVEGTEICVAGNNNKLMLKTNLPADTVGRTKNGR, from the coding sequence ATGTCAAATGAAGTTAATAACCAGTATCAAGCTTTATTAATTGAACTGTTAAAGACAACCCATCAGAAACAGAGCTTATACACACTTTTATCTCAACACATAGATAAAATTAATGAAAATTTGGCTTTAACATTACGAAAATGGGCTATCGAACAGTTTAAGCAGCGACCAAATACAGCTATAAATATAGCTAAGATTATTTATGAATTTAGTAAGACTATTCACTCTTTTAAGCATGGTAATCCTACTACTAATTTAGAGATTGCGATCGCTGGTTATGAAACTTCTTTACAGGTTTATACTTATGAAAATTTTCCTCAAGATTGGTATCACATACAGCAATCTTTATTAGCAGCTTATCAACAACGTCAGCAGCTTTTGTCTATAAGCATCGCTGAACTAAAACAGGAAGCTCATCAAAGCATAAGTTATTTCAACACTATATTTGAGAAATCCCCAGAGGAAATAAAACAAGCTGAACTACAAATAGAAATTTTGAGAAACGAACTAATAGAGTTAAAACAGCAAGAGACTAAGTTTATGAAAACAGATGAAATCCCATCTTTAATGATTGAGTTGCAAAAAATAAAACAGAGTAAAATTAATACTAGTAGTCTTCAATTTGCTAATTCATCCAATAATAGCGAGTTTAATACAGCTATATTTTATGATATCGAGAATCTAAGTTTTAGTAAAAACAATTCTCAAATAAATTTTTCTTTTAAAGAGATGCGAGATAAGTTAAAGAAAATTGATATTTTCAAAAAAGTGGCAATTCAATGTGCTTACGCAGATTGGAGCGAGAGCAGGCTGAAGCCTCTAAAAGATGAAATTCAACAACTTGGTGTTGCAGCAATTCAAATTTTCGATTTTGGACATAACAAAAATGCCGCAGATATCCAACTCTCTATTGATGTGATGGAATTAGTAATTTTACGTCCTTATATACAAGTATTTGTGATTGTCTCAGGTGACGGTGGGTTTGCTTCTTTAGCTAAAAAGCTACATGAATATGGAAAAACAGTAATTGGCTGTGCTTACGAAGGAAAGATTAACAGATTTTTTCAGTCTATCTGTGACTATTTTATAGTTTTACCTTCTCTGCAAGGGAAAACTGATGAATTGCCGATTACTAATTCCAATGAGTTTGTCAAAAATACAAATGATGACATTTTCCTTAAAACGAAATTGATTTTACAGAGGTTGAAAAAAGAAAATAAAATTGGGAAAGATGGTATACCTATCGCTCAAGTTCATAGCTTGTTAAAAGCGGAAATTCCTGACTTTGATGAAAAAAGATCACAAGAGGAAAATTGTAAAAAGTTGTCAACTTTCTTTAAAAAGGTAGTTGAGGGAACAGAGATATGCGTAGCTGGTAATAACAATAAGCTAATGTTGAAAACAAATCTACCTGCTGATACTGTTGGACGAACTAAAAACGGTCGATAG
- the mnmG gene encoding tRNA uridine-5-carboxymethylaminomethyl(34) synthesis enzyme MnmG produces MTMHNSIEFQDAFDVIVVGAGHSGCEAALATARLGCRTLLLTLNLDKIAWQPCNPAVGGPAKSQLTHEVDALGGEIGKMADRTYLQKRILNSSRGPAVWALRAQTDKREYAAVMKNIVENQENLSIREAMVTDLVLGKNDEVIGVETYFGVAFECKAVILTTGTFLGGKIWVGNKSMPAGRAGEFAAEGLTETLNRLGFETGRLKTGTPARVDKRSVDYSKMQLQPGDAEVRWFSFDPEVWVEREQIPCYMTRTTAETHRLIRENLHLSPVYGGWVDAKGPRYCPSIEDKIVRFVDKDSHQIFIEPEGRDIPELYIQGFSTGLPENLQLQMLRSLPGMEKCVMLRPAYAVEYDYLPATQCYPTLMTKKIAGLFCAGQVNGTTGYEEAAAQGIVAGINAARYVRNQEMIVFAREQSYLGTLVDDLCTKDLREPYRMLTSRSEYRLLLRSDNADQRLTPLGREIGLVDDRRWELFTRKQAQITAEKERLYATRVKENDEVGKAIASDTQQAIKGSITLADLLRRPGFHYVDLDKYGLGNPTLTQAEREGAEIDIKYSGYLARQQSQIEQIARQAQRPLPGDLDYTKIDTLSKEAREKLSKVKPLTIGQAARIGGVNPADINALLIYLELRQTKNQSGLAALT; encoded by the coding sequence ATGACCATGCACAATTCAATAGAATTTCAAGACGCTTTTGATGTCATTGTCGTCGGTGCAGGTCACTCCGGTTGCGAAGCAGCACTTGCTACTGCCCGTCTCGGTTGTCGTACCCTGTTACTGACACTCAACTTGGATAAAATTGCTTGGCAACCCTGTAACCCGGCTGTGGGTGGGCCTGCCAAATCCCAGTTGACCCATGAGGTGGATGCTTTGGGTGGGGAAATCGGCAAGATGGCAGACCGTACATACCTGCAAAAGCGTATCCTCAACTCTTCACGGGGGCCAGCTGTGTGGGCATTACGCGCCCAAACTGACAAGCGGGAATATGCGGCTGTGATGAAAAATATTGTCGAGAACCAAGAGAATTTGAGCATCCGGGAAGCGATGGTGACGGACTTGGTGCTGGGTAAAAATGATGAAGTTATTGGTGTTGAAACTTATTTTGGCGTAGCTTTTGAGTGTAAAGCCGTAATTTTGACTACGGGTACATTCTTGGGTGGAAAAATTTGGGTGGGTAATAAATCCATGCCAGCCGGACGCGCCGGGGAATTTGCGGCTGAGGGATTAACCGAAACTCTTAACCGTTTGGGATTTGAAACCGGGAGGTTAAAGACTGGGACACCCGCACGGGTAGACAAGCGGTCTGTTGATTACAGCAAAATGCAACTCCAACCAGGTGATGCAGAGGTGCGTTGGTTTAGCTTCGACCCAGAGGTTTGGGTGGAACGGGAACAAATACCTTGTTATATGACCCGTACCACAGCCGAAACCCATCGCTTAATTCGGGAAAACTTGCACCTATCGCCTGTGTATGGTGGTTGGGTAGATGCTAAAGGCCCCCGTTACTGTCCAAGTATTGAAGATAAGATTGTCCGCTTTGTTGATAAAGATAGCCATCAAATCTTTATTGAACCAGAAGGGCGAGATATTCCCGAATTATATATCCAAGGGTTTTCCACAGGGTTGCCGGAAAATTTGCAACTACAGATGTTACGTAGTCTCCCTGGTATGGAAAAATGCGTAATGTTACGGCCTGCTTATGCGGTGGAATATGATTACTTGCCTGCAACTCAGTGTTATCCCACACTGATGACGAAGAAGATTGCAGGCCTGTTTTGTGCTGGGCAGGTCAACGGAACTACAGGTTATGAAGAAGCTGCTGCCCAAGGAATTGTGGCAGGTATTAATGCAGCACGATATGTACGGAATCAGGAAATGATTGTGTTTGCCCGTGAGCAAAGTTACTTGGGTACTTTGGTGGATGACCTGTGTACAAAGGATTTACGCGAACCTTACCGGATGCTGACTAGCCGTTCCGAGTATCGCCTGCTGCTGCGTTCTGATAATGCTGACCAGCGCCTAACACCTTTAGGTCGAGAAATTGGCTTGGTAGACGATCGCCGTTGGGAACTATTTACTCGCAAACAAGCCCAAATCACCGCCGAGAAAGAACGGCTGTATGCTACTAGGGTGAAGGAAAATGATGAAGTAGGTAAAGCGATCGCCTCTGATACCCAACAAGCAATCAAAGGTTCGATTACCTTGGCTGACTTGTTGCGTCGTCCTGGCTTCCATTATGTAGACCTTGATAAATACGGGCTAGGAAACCCCACCCTCACCCAAGCTGAACGAGAAGGCGCTGAAATCGATATCAAATATTCCGGCTATCTCGCCAGACAACAAAGCCAAATCGAACAGATTGCCCGTCAAGCGCAACGCCCGTTACCAGGGGATTTGGACTACACAAAAATTGACACTCTTTCTAAAGAAGCAAGGGAAAAACTCAGCAAGGTTAAGCCTTTGACCATTGGTCAAGCTGCCCGGATTGGTGGGGTGAATCCAGCTGATATTAACGCTTTGTTAATTTATTTAGAATTGCGTCAAACTAAGAACCAGTCAGGATTAGCAGCTTTAACTTAA
- a CDS encoding methanogen output domain 1-containing protein, which translates to MIQTSSLDHQVQSLELPIERDQFLRTIIRELAGTLQDVVGIEEAAGFLNVVGYRTGQHVNQIYHNGLQLSNLSREQVTAVLVDWKRRIQGDFYVIEESDEKIVLGNRKCPFAEQVQGREAMCVMTSNIFGAIAADNLGYARVELQDTIARGAKECTVVIHLQPNESLDGFAGQEYFKA; encoded by the coding sequence ATGATTCAAACATCTTCGCTCGACCATCAAGTACAATCTTTAGAATTGCCAATTGAGCGCGATCAATTTCTCCGCACTATCATTCGAGAATTGGCTGGAACTTTACAAGATGTTGTTGGTATTGAAGAAGCAGCAGGATTTTTGAATGTAGTCGGCTATCGGACAGGACAGCATGTTAATCAGATATATCATAACGGGTTGCAACTATCTAATCTTTCGCGTGAGCAGGTAACGGCTGTCCTTGTAGATTGGAAACGCCGGATTCAAGGTGACTTTTACGTAATTGAAGAAAGTGATGAGAAGATAGTTTTAGGCAATCGCAAATGCCCCTTTGCCGAACAGGTACAAGGGCGCGAAGCTATGTGTGTCATGACATCTAATATTTTCGGTGCGATCGCAGCTGATAATCTCGGCTATGCCAGAGTTGAGTTACAAGACACAATCGCTAGAGGCGCAAAGGAATGCACAGTCGTTATTCATCTTCAACCTAACGAATCATTAGATGGGTTTGCAGGACAAGAATACTTCAAAGCATAA
- a CDS encoding TIGR04376 family protein, translated as MGLFDDLSRFLENRLEEFLRNNPHLELEALLEQLRQQEEDTLKLIADLQLQEKRSQEDILATAQEIQRWHIRVEKAKNAGRQDLVGPAQEREAALLREGNQRWGQMQGLKERIQQSKELLGKIQARRQEVQTKAAQAQTARAKAQTQQRIETNGWSNTTSSSSSFDDLEEKFRRWETQDELEQIKRNLGK; from the coding sequence GTGGGCTTATTTGATGATTTGAGTCGGTTTCTAGAAAACCGTTTAGAGGAGTTCTTGCGTAATAATCCGCATTTGGAGTTGGAGGCGCTGTTAGAACAACTGCGTCAGCAAGAGGAAGATACTTTAAAACTGATAGCAGATTTACAGTTACAAGAGAAGCGATCGCAAGAAGACATTCTCGCCACAGCCCAAGAAATCCAGCGTTGGCACATCCGCGTCGAAAAAGCCAAAAACGCTGGTAGGCAAGATTTAGTCGGGCCAGCACAAGAGAGAGAAGCTGCCCTTTTGCGCGAAGGTAATCAGCGTTGGGGACAGATGCAAGGGCTAAAAGAACGCATACAGCAATCCAAAGAATTACTAGGTAAGATACAAGCTAGACGACAGGAAGTGCAAACAAAAGCTGCACAAGCGCAAACAGCACGCGCTAAAGCCCAAACCCAACAGCGTATAGAAACTAATGGTTGGTCGAATACCACCAGTTCTAGCAGTAGCTTTGATGACTTAGAAGAAAAGTTCCGCCGTTGGGAAACACAAGACGAATTAGAGCAAATAAAGCGTAATTTAGGAAAATAA
- a CDS encoding collagen-like protein: MLKGLRSQLPLLLTFCLFTSLLPASGSVLCSAVAYEKYETSGSNGTDGRSGRNGRDGDNRTVFIDGSSVKLDLAGEDGEDGEDGERGSRPYCGNQPNNPNHDIYAPNGGAGGNGGRGGNGGNGGLVTVYYTNLADLRKIFVRATPGDGGRGGRGGNGTSGCNCRRRSWEIETCKGTPGSADYKCTKKRYRCHDGKDGADGSDGGDGKNGSLGTLSIINSKEPLAAETPSVTINLAELADKKLNLSKNKWNVRQGATALLAPGSVIADEYREFTQRLEESFQIVWQEKQPITSFANQTLTVTLNDNKQVEVNFPEDLWLAGSTSSQGNLTTFTVNNAIPRKDVTRLAVAEFADAGQNLNLKIVDLAAKSDALQTQFRVKFRARDNSGGFSDYRTVYDGDIPSELVTRDYNRFILALGKLKIPTETLSPGVNVDVEVIATRSLGNRSAKQTISWQGAIRKR, from the coding sequence ATGCTCAAAGGTTTGAGAAGTCAATTACCACTGCTATTAACATTCTGCTTATTTACTAGCTTATTGCCTGCTTCTGGCTCAGTGTTATGTTCTGCTGTTGCCTACGAGAAATATGAGACATCTGGTAGTAACGGCACTGATGGACGAAGTGGCAGAAATGGCCGTGATGGCGATAACCGAACTGTGTTTATTGATGGTTCATCAGTAAAGCTTGACTTAGCTGGTGAAGATGGCGAAGATGGTGAAGACGGTGAACGAGGTAGCAGACCTTATTGCGGCAACCAACCCAATAACCCCAACCATGATATTTATGCACCTAATGGTGGCGCTGGTGGGAATGGTGGTAGGGGTGGAAATGGCGGTAATGGTGGTTTAGTGACTGTCTACTATACAAATTTGGCAGACTTACGCAAGATTTTCGTCCGTGCAACCCCTGGAGATGGTGGACGAGGTGGCCGGGGTGGCAATGGTACATCCGGTTGTAATTGTCGGCGGCGGAGTTGGGAAATAGAAACCTGTAAAGGAACTCCGGGTAGTGCTGACTATAAATGTACAAAGAAACGCTACAGGTGTCACGATGGGAAAGATGGGGCTGATGGTAGCGATGGGGGAGATGGCAAAAATGGCAGCTTAGGAACCCTAAGTATTATTAACAGTAAGGAACCTTTAGCAGCCGAAACTCCCAGTGTGACTATAAATTTAGCTGAACTTGCGGATAAAAAGCTAAATCTTTCCAAAAATAAATGGAATGTCCGCCAAGGTGCGACTGCTTTACTTGCCCCAGGTTCTGTCATTGCTGATGAGTATCGAGAATTTACCCAACGTTTAGAAGAATCTTTTCAGATAGTTTGGCAAGAGAAGCAGCCCATCACTAGTTTTGCTAATCAAACTTTGACAGTCACTTTAAACGACAATAAACAAGTAGAAGTCAATTTTCCTGAAGATTTATGGCTTGCAGGTAGCACAAGTAGCCAAGGTAATTTGACTACATTTACTGTAAACAATGCCATTCCCAGAAAAGATGTAACAAGATTAGCAGTAGCAGAATTTGCCGATGCTGGACAAAATCTCAACTTAAAAATAGTAGATTTAGCTGCAAAATCCGATGCGCTTCAGACTCAGTTTCGCGTCAAATTCCGAGCAAGAGATAATTCTGGTGGCTTTTCTGACTACAGAACTGTCTACGACGGAGATATTCCTAGTGAATTAGTAACGCGCGACTATAACCGTTTTATTCTGGCTTTAGGCAAGCTAAAAATTCCCACCGAAACCCTCAGTCCTGGAGTAAATGTTGACGTAGAAGTAATTGCCACCCGTTCTCTAGGAAATCGTTCTGCCAAGCAAACAATTAGTTGGCAAGGAGCGATTCGGAAAAGATAA
- a CDS encoding ATP-binding protein: protein MTPDQFLTFAQVLPEPLLLVTSAGEILAVNQAATKLFSKTSKALIGQHLSEFVTECPNKVNEYLRVCAQSRQMIWGAFTIHQAVGEGIACRTQGAVVQPRSPDSPAINLLRLEKRKSNEFVVLNQKIHALSQEIQQRQRIQLELAQSNETLKHTLIKLQNALEAVQKEKMSGLGQLVAGIAHEINNPISFIHGNLTYASEYYDDLLNLIHLYQQEYPHSSKVIQEAIEAMELDFLQQDIKNLLCSMKMGSQRIAEIVKSLRNFSRLDEATFKLVDIHEGLEATLMILQSRLNPCTQYSHIEVIKEYGELPLVFCSPGQINQVFMNILNNAIDALEEAEQLRSQHSPLSELTRNYSSRIWIRTEKLSDRNIVIRIKDNGNGIPAEIHHQIFNPFFTTKPVGKGTGLGLSISYQIIESHNGRINMMSNPTWGTEFSIELPIIEESEPM from the coding sequence ATGACACCCGATCAATTTTTAACCTTTGCTCAGGTTTTGCCAGAACCTCTGCTGCTTGTAACTAGTGCAGGGGAAATTCTTGCAGTCAATCAAGCTGCTACTAAACTGTTTAGCAAAACCAGTAAAGCACTGATTGGTCAGCATTTGAGTGAATTTGTCACTGAATGTCCAAATAAGGTGAACGAATATCTTCGAGTTTGCGCCCAAAGTCGGCAAATGATTTGGGGCGCTTTTACAATTCACCAAGCTGTGGGAGAAGGAATTGCTTGTCGTACTCAAGGCGCAGTAGTCCAACCGCGATCGCCAGACAGTCCAGCTATTAATTTACTACGGTTAGAAAAGCGCAAAAGTAATGAATTTGTTGTGCTGAACCAAAAAATTCATGCTTTGAGTCAGGAGATTCAACAGCGTCAGCGCATTCAGCTAGAACTGGCGCAATCAAATGAAACCTTAAAACACACTCTAATTAAATTACAAAACGCTCTTGAAGCTGTCCAAAAAGAAAAGATGTCTGGTTTAGGACAGTTAGTTGCAGGAATTGCCCATGAAATTAATAATCCAATTAGCTTTATTCATGGGAATCTAACATACGCCAGTGAATACTATGATGATTTACTAAACTTAATTCACCTTTACCAGCAAGAATATCCCCATTCCAGCAAAGTTATTCAAGAGGCGATTGAAGCAATGGAACTTGATTTTCTTCAACAAGATATCAAAAATTTACTCTGTTCCATGAAAATGGGTTCCCAACGTATTGCTGAGATTGTAAAATCCTTGCGAAACTTTTCTCGTTTAGACGAAGCAACTTTCAAACTAGTTGATATTCATGAGGGTTTAGAGGCGACATTGATGATTTTACAAAGCCGTCTCAACCCCTGCACTCAGTATTCTCATATTGAAGTGATCAAAGAATATGGTGAATTGCCTTTAGTGTTTTGTTCTCCTGGGCAAATCAATCAAGTATTTATGAATATTTTGAATAATGCGATTGATGCTTTAGAAGAAGCTGAACAATTGCGATCGCAGCATAGCCCATTGTCAGAATTAACACGAAATTATTCTAGTCGGATCTGGATTCGCACAGAAAAACTCAGCGATCGCAACATTGTCATTCGCATCAAGGATAATGGTAATGGTATTCCCGCCGAGATTCATCATCAAATATTTAACCCCTTCTTTACTACTAAGCCCGTTGGTAAAGGAACAGGGTTAGGATTATCAATTAGTTACCAAATCATCGAAAGCCATAATGGGCGAATCAATATGATGTCCAATCCAACTTGGGGAACGGAATTTAGTATTGAGTTGCCTATTATTGAGGAATCCGAACCTATGTAA
- a CDS encoding RimK family alpha-L-glutamate ligase: MLILLWGLPEDSPLAAVYSELMSLGVPTVLLNQRDILDTEIEMSVGETVQGVIRTRQHTIDLSTVTAAYIRPYDSRRLPQIEQAGVNSLAWQHAIAFDDTFLCWTEITPALVINRPSAMAPNGSKPYQLAQIRQLGFPVPETLVTTDPDAVQAFWQEHGNIIYKSISGVRSKVSRLNPEHLERLANVAWCPTQFQQYIPGQDYRVHVVGTEVFASEIISQADDYRYATQDNESTDILAYELPQEIEEKCRVLAKAINLPLCGIDLRRTLDSKWYCFEVNPSPGFTYYEYATNQPISRAIANLLAFGIDRAITENNGSKSPLITVSNT, encoded by the coding sequence ATGCTAATTTTATTATGGGGTCTTCCTGAAGACTCACCTTTGGCGGCTGTTTACTCAGAATTGATGAGTCTGGGTGTGCCTACGGTACTGCTTAACCAACGAGATATTTTAGATACGGAAATTGAGATGTCTGTGGGGGAAACAGTCCAAGGAGTAATTCGGACTCGACAGCACACAATTGACTTAAGTACAGTCACGGCTGCTTATATTCGCCCTTATGACTCGCGCCGCTTACCGCAAATAGAGCAAGCTGGTGTTAATAGTTTGGCTTGGCAACATGCGATCGCCTTTGATGATACTTTTTTATGTTGGACGGAAATTACACCCGCTTTAGTAATTAACCGTCCCAGCGCGATGGCTCCCAACGGTTCAAAGCCTTACCAATTAGCGCAAATTCGCCAGCTAGGTTTTCCAGTACCGGAAACTTTAGTCACGACAGACCCCGATGCGGTGCAGGCTTTTTGGCAAGAACATGGCAATATTATCTATAAATCAATCAGTGGTGTTCGCAGTAAGGTATCACGCCTCAACCCTGAACATTTAGAGCGGTTGGCTAACGTTGCTTGGTGTCCAACTCAGTTCCAGCAGTATATCCCAGGTCAAGATTATCGGGTTCATGTTGTAGGTACAGAAGTTTTTGCCAGTGAAATCATTTCCCAAGCAGATGATTATAGATATGCCACGCAAGATAATGAGTCTACAGATATCCTTGCTTACGAGTTGCCCCAAGAGATAGAGGAGAAATGTAGAGTATTGGCAAAAGCGATAAACTTGCCTCTGTGTGGTATTGATTTACGCCGCACACTGGATAGTAAATGGTATTGCTTTGAAGTTAATCCTTCCCCTGGTTTTACCTATTATGAGTATGCTACCAATCAACCGATTAGTAGAGCGATCGCTAATTTACTCGCATTTGGTATAGACAGGGCAATTACTGAGAACAATGGGAGCAAATCACCACTAATCACCGTCAGCAATACTTAG